The window TCCCCCCTTAGCGTTCCAACAAAACTCTCAGTGGacctgggaggagagaggtggctAGGACAACCAACCTTGCTAACTCTACCAGTTTGGTCTAAAATATCCTGTGTGGACACCACATCCTGATCCAggcctccctgacctctctgccacacacacaaaaaaaattgggCGTGAGGACCTctcagacaatcagtggtatttattgagcaccttctgtgggtgtctactaagcgcttgggaaggtaacAAAAGACCAACACAAACAggccctgcccttaaggatctttCAATCTAATGAAGGTGGcattcctggagaagcagcatgaactagtggaaagagcacgggcctggaagtcagaggacctgggttctaatccttactccaccagTCGTGTACTGTattactttgagcaagttacttaacttgtctctgcctcagttacctcatctataaagtggggattaattctgtgagccctatatgagacaggtactctctccaacctgattaccttgtatctatcccagcactagcatagcgcctggcacatagtaagagcttaacaaatatcattaagaaaaaatTATTCGATATCTTCCCTAGTAAAGACAGAACTGAAAGATTCATTGgctatctcctccttctcctcctactccgCCATCAGGGCAATCACTTTCCCCCTTGTTAGTGACCCACCAGTTGGGTAAACTCAGCCCTGGACAAAGCCATCTCACCACAACTGTTGGGCagagggggatgaagaggaggagaaggaggaggaaggaagagtggagggagaggaggaagaggaagggtgcgGGTGGCCTGGAACCACCAAAGAGAGAGTAATCTACTCAAAAGGTAGCCTGGTGGAGAAACGGGACTTTAAGAGGGCCTGGTTGGAGCGAAAGAGGGAGACAAAGGAGAGCATTTCGACATTTCAGGTGTGAGGAGTGTGGGGCTTGTACCTTGGTTTAAAGATGGAAGGATGTGCAAGTCTGCCCTGGGCCCGCCCCTCGCCgtagcgcccccctccccctccccaggactCACACGCCACTTGTAAGGGTCCCAGGCATTGAACCAGCCAGAGAAGGTGAGGGGCTCGTGGCCTTGTTTGACCGTGATGATGGGGATGGCGGGGTCGCGGCCCGCTGGGTGGGTCTTCAGGTATTCCTGAGCCGAGGTCAGTGACTCATTCCGCTCGTAGGTATTGGAGGCTTTCCCAATCCACAGGAAAATCTAGTGTGGGGGTAAAGGGGCGGCGAAATCAACCACCAGCCCGGATCCactcccccggcccaccctcctTCCAAGCCTCCTGACAAGCCCCTCCGCCCCGTTCCCCCGCCAAATTGTTCCCcaccttctgggcctcagctgctcacccacctccacctGGACACTCAGGGATTGGTCTGTCTTGGCTGTTACTTATTTCACTGGCCGTAAAATTCGCAAGAGAACAATTCTTTTCTCACTCATACCATCAGTATGTATTCATCCCTTTCagtcttctttctccttcacaGTTTGTGGATTGCCTTACCTGCGTTTTATACTTCTTTTGTGTGATCCCAAGCAGTGgcacacacagcaagcagcaaGGACAGCGCACCCAGGAcagcgcactgcacacagtaagcacccaggacAGTACtcgacgcacagtaagcacccagtagagTGCAACACACACAGGAGGACCGTGGTCCAACACagtacacacagcaggcacccagaacagtgctctgcatacggcaaCCAATCAGTACAttactttgcacaccataagcacccaatacagtgctctacatatagcgAATGTACAGTATATTGCTGCAAACCACATGCACCCCGTAAATCCTGGTGACGGTAACTGTGAAATCTCCCCTAGCTTGCAGGAAGTGTTGAAACTGCACACATTCCTTCCTGACGCTATAGCCAGAATCGAGAAGACAAACAATTCTtcttttctatggcatttgttatgcgcttactatgtgccgggcactgtactaaaccctaagataaatacaagataatcagattagataccaacatggggctcacgtcttaatccccattttacagatgagttaaccgagtcacagagaagtgaagtgacctgtccaaggtcacccagcagacaagtaacagagccgtaattagaacccaggtccttctgattcccagacccgtgctctaaccactagactatgctgcttccctattctttCTCTATTCTATTCTTTGCTTCTGAATTATTTGGAATTGTGGGGCCCAGACCCTAGTCCCTTCACTTTGGATTCaggggtgggacggggaggggggcggctgcACCCTCCAATCCCCTCCCCAGCCACGGGACTAGCCTGCCCTTCCCCGGGCGGGTCCAAACTCaatcctcacctcctcccaggtGTCCAGCAGCATGACATCTCCCTCGTCCAGATCATCTTGGCAGAAGTCCACCATCTCGGTCATGATGAACCGGCCGGTTTGATTGGAGCACTCGAACAGGCGGGGTTGGTACTGGACCTTGAGTTCCTGGACCCTGGACCACAGGGCCAGGAGGGGAGACCACGGCTCAGCTCGGACTCCAGCCCTGGAACCCCCCTCCTCGCCTAAACCTGCTCTGGCCCCATCCCAGTGGACTTCCACTAGAGATTGTTGTGGCACCATGGGGGAAATATGGGGAGGTCATGCAATATGAACCCCTTACAGAGACCCCTGAAGCTCGACAGGGCCAGAGAGGATTAGATGAATCTGTTGACTTTTGAGTCcacaatcctctagactataaatttattatgggcagggagcgggtccactaattctgttgtactgtagtctcccaagtacctactactgtgctctgcacatagtaagtactcaataattaccattttaaaatgtaaaaatggtatttgagtgtttactatgtgtcagacactgtactgggcactagggtagatacaatctagtcaggttgaacatagtccatatcccacatgagactcagtcttaatacctaaaaatcgggatcaagactgtgaaccccatgtgggacagggacagtgtccaacatgatgaacttgtatctaccccagagcctagtacagtgcctgccacatagtaagagttaacaaataccattaaaaaatccccattttacaactgaggtaactgaggcacagagaagttaagtgacttgcccaagttcacctagcagacaagtgacagagccaggatttagaacccaggtccttctgaattccaggtccACAATCTATCATTGATCgatttattttttttgggggggggtggtcctgAAATTCCTCTTGGACTTATTTAATAGGAAGGCACGTTCCTGCTTTGCTTTACTCTAATAACTGTTGTTTTGGTTCTCCACTCTGCTCTTGCCCACTTTCCCTGGAGACATGTGGGAGTACAGGGTGGGGGCCAGGACTAGTTGACGTCTGGGGTGTAAAGGGGAGTGGCCTGTTTTGGATAAAccggagtgggaggggagatgaaagacCCTACTTCCTGAGGGCACGAAAGcctctaatgggggggggggggagcagaggggagataTGGGAAGCCCAGAGTGGAGGTTAGgggatatagactgtaagctccttgtgggcagcgatcactTCTATTAACGGTAtcatgctgtactttcccaagcgcttagtgcggtgcactGCAcgcaaataagtgctcaataaataacactgatggattcattcatgcattacAGACCGACGGAAGGACTAGAAGACCGTTCtaacgggagggaggggaaggtcaaGAGAGccacagcgtggcatagtggatagagcacgggactaggagtcagaaagacctgggttctaaatccagctctgccactcgtctgctgtgtgaccttagacaagtgacttcatttctctgttcctcagtttcttcatgtgtaaaatggggattaaaactgtgaggcccgagtaggacagggactgtgtccaacctgattagcccgtgtatactccagggcttagtacagtgccaggcacatagtaagctcccaacaaataccataaagaaaaaacaaaactcgTTTCCGCTTTGGTCCTGCCACAGTCCCGAGGATCGCCACAAAGGAGAACGGCAACTCCGTGCCCGGCCAGGCCACCGGCTCTCCTGTCCCTCGCCCAGGCCTCGCCCTCCCTGGACCACCCGCCTACCGCGTCCCTCGCCCGGGCCTCGCCCTCCCCCGACCGCCCACCCTCCTACCGCTTGTCGCTGGCGTAGGGGGCTCGGCCGCCCAGGACCTCCCAGAAGTACGACGGCTCCTGGCCCTCCAGCATGGTCAGTTTATCCAGCTGACACAGGGTTTCGGCCACGACCTTGGCCGTTTCCCGTTCGTCTCCACTGCAGCCCTAGCCGGAGGGCGACGACATGGgggtcagagggaagggaggccttatttcatcctctccctgctcttccctgTAGGACTCTGGACaagggtctgagggagggagagacctgCCCTCGGgcgtggggaaggagaggactgCCAGTCTGATGAAGAAGACAGGGAACAGTCTCTCTCGTGTTGAGAGCTGGACAAAAGGAGATGGACACTCGAACCCTGCCCCCGGGAGGCTGCCAATCTAATGGGTAGAAAACTCTTTAACGCACTCTCTCGTTGGGAGCTAGACAGAGGGagcaagagacacaatccctgccctcggtggGTTGCCGGTCCGATGGGAagacaacatacacacacacacactcacactcactcgTGTCGGAAgcagaatagagggagaaggagacatgattcctgctcttggGGGCTTCCAGTCCGATGGAAAGACAACACATTCTCTCTCATGTTGGGAGCTGGGCAGAGGGAGAATGAGTcaggatccccgccctcgagggggCTGCCAGAACGATGGGaagacaacacacacacacacacacacacgcacacacgcacacacacatctaGGCGCCCAGGACCGCACCTTCCCACACCACAGATAGCACACTTGTCCAGCCTCAAGTATGTAGACGTCACTGGAATTGAGGGCCGAGGCCCGGGCGGGCACCTCCATGGTCCTGCTGTGGCCATTATCCGTAGTGCGCACCTGGAACAGCCGGGTCGCCGGCTCCAGCCCCTTCTTCCCGTCCCGGCTCGCCCTTCCCTGCACAAACAACGCGGGGTGGGAGCCGGGGTGGCGGGTCAGAGGCCCGTCGGGGGTCAAGGGCTGGCGGAGGATGGGGGATGCCCGGAAAGGGGTGGACCTTGTACAAGATGAGTCGCCCTCCGAAGATGGCCAGGAAGTGGCGCGGCTCCTTGCCCACGGTGATCCGCACGTGGACCGGCTCCTCCTGAAACCTGCGGTCCAGCTCGGCCGCTTCCACGGCCAAGGCGGTGATCTCGTCCCCGCTGGCGTGTCGGCCCTGGACGGCGGGAGGGAAGGTTGGGTAGGTGCGGGACCCTCGGGACCCTCGAGGAGCAcccgccgcctcccgggccctgccccaccCGGACCTGCCAGGAGTAGAGGATGTAGCAGGGGTGGCCGGATTTCCGGTAGGTGTACAGGACCAGGTAGCAATAGCCGTCGTAGAACTGCCCGTACGTCCTGGCCTCCACCGGCTTCAGATGCAGGTCCTCCAACCGCCACACCTGGTCGGGGGGCACCGGGCGTCAACACGAGCCCCCACTTCGAGCCCGGCTCCACCTGGGGCCTGGGGGATCCCCGGGGTCGCGGTGCGAGGGCGGGGATGTCATTTCTCGCCCCGCGCTCCTACTCTCAGCTCCcgccccattcccctcccactcGGTCTCCGCCTCgcgggcctccccctccctcagcctccgccTCGCACCTCCACGGTGCCGGATCCATCATCCACCATCCTCTGCTCGGCCGCCAGCTCCGGGTGAGCGTGCAGCTGCGAGGCGTCAAACTTCACCGGTTCCACCTTGGCTACAGACGAAGGCAGAATCAGGATGACCCTGCgagccccagccccccaaaactgACTGTCCAGGCCCTGGTGAATGCCAGGCCCCAGCGGACCGACGGGCACTGGAATCTGAACCCCTTTGGGGagggcgcgggccgggggtcgtcgccgggggtggggtggggcgctCACCGATCCGGCCCTGGCTGTAGGCTCTGCTCGGGGTCTGGGTCTCGTCCCTGTCCGTCCACCGTTGGAACAGCTGCTTGAACGTGGCCGACTCGGCCCCGTCGTTCACCACCTCCACGTTGGTGCTGGCGGAGTAGCCCTTGGCCTGGATAAAAccctggcgggggtggggggcgggggaacgaTGGGGTCTCTAGGAGCACACCgcggaggagggcgggaggggcgaCGAAGCCCCGGGATAGGGGGAGCTCCAGGGAGGACGGGAAAGGTTTCCAAAATGACCCCTCAGCTCGGCCAGACCTGGCTAGGCgtggtgggagtggggtggagcGGGTGAAGCGTCCCCCTCCCCAGAAAGGGTTTCCCCGTGCCCGGCGGGACTGACCACGGCCCTGCTGAACGCAGCCCTCTTCTCCATCGGACTAGACGCCCGTCCCCGCCACACGTAGATCTTGAAGCCTCCCTGATCCAGAATGTGGCAGTCCTGGAATGGAGGGGGAGTGGGCCGCTGGGTTCTGTTCGCCACCCGGCTCCTTCTCCGGGCTGTTCCGCACCCCCCAAGTGCCCAGATCGCTCGCATGAATGTGTCTGTGTgcttgtctgtgtgtctgtgtgtgtgtgtgcgcccgcGCATGAGCTTGTGTGTGCGCGCAGATCCGAGACACCCACTCACTCGCACACGCACCCAAGCAGCCTCACGTACACGTGGACTCCCGCGTCCTTTCTCAGACAAGCAccagcccggcccgccgccccaccTCGTGATGCAGCAGGTCCTGCGTGAGCGGCCTCATGGCGAGTTCTTGCACGACCAGATTCTCGCCCTTCTCGTAGACGCTGTGTAGGGGGGAGCCCGGGGCAGGGTCAGCgcgagggggagaggggtctcgaggcggcccggacccccgcgccccccggccgGATTCCCCCCGCCTCACCGGTAGAGCCGGACGTTCCCCTTCTGCATCAGGTCGACCTGCGGGGCCAGGACGGCTTCGCGCAGCTGGCGGGGCCGCGGGCCGAGCACCGTCTCCATAATGAGCATCAGCTCGCGGGAGATCGCCTCGTCGTTCACCACGCTGATCTGCGCGCGGCCGCTCCGCTCCCCGTCTCGGATGCTCCGCGCCAGGGCCAGGCCCtgtcccccccccgaccccgggagaCAAACCCGAGTCAGGACGCGGAACGGGATGCCGGAGCCTCACAGCTCCGAGCTCCATCCCAGAGCCGGAACCCGGAAGCCGGAATCCAAATCCCCGAGTTGGAACCCGAAGCCCAGAGTCAGAGGTCTGAGCCAGAACCGAGGCCTGGAGCCGAAACCCAGAACCCCGAATCTGAACTCAGGCCAAGTAACGTCACGGAACCCCAAAGCTGGATGGGACCCTGAGGGTTCACTTtggccattcccctgcctccagacagggcctctgcccacccccccaaccctgtggccttctgtgggcaagtcacttaacttctctgtgcctcagttccctcatcttcaaaatggggattaactgtgagcctcacgtgggacaacctgattaccctgtatctcccccagggcttagaacagtgctcggcacatagtaagcccttgccaaataccaacattattattattctcctgtggTCAGGGGCCCCGGAGCCGGAGGCTAATTAGCCCCCGGGCCCTATTCCTTGGTCTCCCACTCTAATCGCTGGGAAGTTCCCTTTTAGGTCTAACCTACATTTATTATGCTATATCTCCAGCCTGCTTCCTAGCATGGGTGAGATCGTGACGGTTCTCCCGTGCACCTTGAGAATGCCAGGAGATATTGGGAGAGTCGGGAAGCACCCAAACCCCAGGTAATGGGCAAGTCCAGGGGCTGCACAGGGGCCTCAGGCCCCACCACTCCTCAAGTTCTGTTGCATCTTCTACCTTTAGCCATGTCCGCCCCGAGCCGGGCGGGGCCTACGGAGACGGTCTTatccagcttcctgcctctgagCGGACAGGGTCCGTCCTTTCTAGGGTGTCCATCCCCGGCAGCCCCATTCCCGAGAGCTGGGGAGTCCTCCCTGCAGCCTGAGCTGTTTTCCCCGGTGTGGTCCTCACAGGGCATGGGATGCACGGATCGGCCCCCTCGTTGCCATGGAAACCCCGGGGAGCCCCAGaggcccctctccgccccccgcccctggctGGAGTGCCCCGTGGGGCGGGGCGACCTTGGATTTCTCGGCCACGTTGCTCTGGGGCCCGTTCCACTGAATCAGCAGCTTTCCCAGATCCAGCAGGAAGACGCCTCCCTTGTTGAAGCTGTTCCAGCTGAGTTCCAtctgtggggtgggtggggggtgaagagagagttcggggggcggaggcggggcacCTCGGGGTGGGCTTGTATGCCTGGTCTCTAGCCCCTCCCCCTCGTCGAGGCTACGGCTGAAattcgtggtggacagggaatgtgtctgttacattgttatattgtactctcccaagcgcttagtacaacgctctgcacacaggaagcgctcaataaatacaatttactgactgacACGGaaggccccctccttcccctcggcaGGCCGCTGGGGGCTAACCGGGCAGGGGCGGCAGGGCCATCAGCAGCCTTCCCAGGAAGGGATACGAGGGGGAGATCCTAATCGGCCCCTACCCCCAGAAGTGGGGCGGACCAGAAGCCCTCTCTCCTCGCCACCCTGGAGATGGTCAGATGAGCGCTCCGCTCCACCCCCACACCCGAAAatggatgggatcagaacccctcaCCCAGGAGACCAACActgctcccctcaccccagaAATGGATCAGACCAGAGCCCCTCCTTCCCACCATCTCCCTGGAAATGTCAGACCAGCCCCTGGTCTGGAAGTGGGGGAGACCAGTGCACCTCTCAGGACAGGAGATAGGTCAGATCAGCACGCACTCCCCAGAGATGGGTCAGGCCGTcaaacctctctccctctttccccgaaAATGGGTCAGGTTGGAGactgccccccttcctccctctcttcccccacccgggTATGGGCAGAGGTCAGCGTGCCACCCCACTTCACCTCCGTGGCGGACACGTGCTTCTTGCCCTTGATGTGCAGAAGGCGCTTCATGTTGAACATGGATTCGAGCTCGACATTCTTGAACACCAAGGAGTGGGCTCCCTTCTTgtagctgtggggaagggggcgggagcagAGTCAGACCATCTCCAGGGCCGGGGTGACTCCAAGATCAGTCACCTCGCCCTCTTCCCGCCTCCCCACTCATGGACTGGACTGTCCAGTCAACTCTATAGTCTTTTGAAGGCAGGCAGGATAGCAGCTGGTGAGTTCCAcataatatggcctagtggaaagagctggggggtggggtctgggagtcagaggactcgggttctaatcccagctttgccacttgtatgctgtgcgaccttgggtaagtcacttctctgtgcctcatttatcttatctgtatgactgtgggcaagtcacttaatttctctgtgcctcagttaccgcatctgtaaaatggggattaagactgtgagcctcacgtgggacaacctgattaccctgtatctaccccagcgcttagaacagtgctctgtacatagtaagcgctaaacaagtaccaacaatattattattattattatctgtaaaatgggggttaagattgtgaaccccatgtgagacagggactgtgtctcacctgatttgcttgcctctacccctgagtttaatacagtgcctgacacatagtaagcgcttaacaaatatcataaaaaagacaaCGCAGGCATCTCGGTGTGTCCCCGTGtgtcccaccccgccccccccccgcgccccgggtTGGTAGgagagggccgggccgggagaggaGGCAGCACCAGAGCTTGTGAGGGCAATGGGGGGAGGAGGCTTTCGAAGGGAGCGGTCAGACACCAGGCTTGGGGTGTTGTAATCCTACCgagtggagagggtggcaggTTTACAGAACGGGGGGACTTGGAGAAGGTGCGTGCGGATGGTGGGGAGCGGGGCGGCAGCCGGGATGGGGTGCGGTGGTGGGGgatgtccctgccccacccctcgcTGCGGCCCCACGCCCCGCGGAGACTTACATGACGGCTTTCTTGAAATAACTCTTGAAGACCTCGGACTCGTATCCCTGCACCTCGCGATGCTGCACGGGGCAGCCCCCCAGGACATCGTCCAGCTGCGTGGTGTAGATGGCCGCTGCCCCCTGCTCATCCTGGGACGAATCCTTTCCGATCCAGTAGTGGATGTTCCTGGAGGTGCCCCTGGAGGTCTGCTTGTTCTGGGGCGACAGCGGCGGcaagggtgaggggcggggggatggcGGGGGCAAGTCGACAGAGCGACCTGGCTCCCATCCCCAGCCAGCCAACCCCATCCCTACCTCCATCCCcggtccccagccccacccccatccccccagccccagtccatCCTTCCAGCACCCccaactccccttccccttgcccagCCCCCTTTCCTCAAGGGCTCCCAGGACTAGGAAGCATTTGCATGTCATTTGCCTGTCACTTGCATAAAGGCCCGTCTCCTCATCCTTGCTGACCCAGCAGTACCTGgtgcggggtcggggagggcagTTGCAAGGGTGGAGGGTATAAGCaggcaggcagagagggagcctTGGTTGCCCAATCCTCTAGGATTACCCCTTGCCCACCCAACACCTCTCCCTGTGTGTCTGTCactaaccccctcccccaacttatttttagattgtgagcccccccgagggacagagatagcatctaattcccacctcagtaatctttcccagcccttagtacagagttctggccacagaaagtgcttaatactattgctATTAGTGCTCTCGGGGCTATTACTAAACACACGCCCTCCTGGGCAGATCTGAGCTGGGGGCGGGTGGGAGCGGGGAACTCACGACAGAGACTACCTGAGCGGATAGTCACCCCCGCAGCAACCGCTGGAACTATGTCACTGGGGAGGGCCACCAAGAGGGATCAGAAAGGATTTAAAGCCACAGACCACACCGGTGCACAAAAGCCCAAGGAGGACGGAAAACAATGAATCCAGAAAGAGGCCCATTGCTGGCTTCTTCCCAAAACAGTCCGTGGTGGATGGCTGTTTGTTTAAGCTCAAGGGCGCGGTGGGTCTTCCAATCGGCCACTCTTTCTCGGGGTTCCCGGGCCTACCTGTCTGTCTTGGCTTCCTCTGGGCTAGGATTTCTCGCTGGAAATCTTAAAGGCCTGTGAGCCGAGAACTGCAACTCCGCTAACCTGAGAGCTGAGCTTAAACCGACAGGCCTagccttgatcaatcaatcaatcaatgtttttttcaagagctgattatgtgcagggcactgaactaagcgcttgggagactacactgcaCAGAGTTCGTTGGCATGTTctttgggtttacagtctagagaggggaagacagacaatcaaataaattacggatatggacacaagtgctctggggctgtggGTGAGGAGGATATCAGGTACTTAAAGAGGACAGATCCAAGAACAAgtgcaatgcagaaaggagagggagtagaggaaatgaaggcttagtgggggcaggcttcttgaaggagatgtgttttaagtgggctctgaaggtggggagagtggtgatctgtcatgaTCCAGTTTTAACCCTTGGTCTGGGGAGCCAGAGCCCCTGGGTACCTGTCTCCGCATCTGTCTGTCTTGCCTACCTGCAGTTCCTCAATACTGATCAGGAGACACTCCCCTAGACACTCCTGGTCACACCCACACACGCCCAGACCCTCCCCTCACACCTCAAGGCCCGCCCTCCCAAGCCTGTTCATCCACATGCTTGGAAAGTGCC is drawn from Ornithorhynchus anatinus isolate Pmale09 chromosome 13, mOrnAna1.pri.v4, whole genome shotgun sequence and contains these coding sequences:
- the VILL gene encoding villin-like protein, coding for MADPDIGLPNIEEKPGLQIWTIEKMKMVPIPEKSYGSFYEGDCYIILHNKQTSRGTSRNIHYWIGKDSSQDEQGAAAIYTTQLDDVLGGCPVQHREVQGYESEVFKSYFKKAVIYKKGAHSLVFKNVELESMFNMKRLLHIKGKKHVSATEMELSWNSFNKGGVFLLDLGKLLIQWNGPQSNVAEKSKGLALARSIRDGERSGRAQISVVNDEAISRELMLIMETVLGPRPRQLREAVLAPQVDLMQKGNVRLYRVYEKGENLVVQELAMRPLTQDLLHHEDCHILDQGGFKIYVWRGRASSPMEKRAAFSRAVGFIQAKGYSASTNVEVVNDGAESATFKQLFQRWTDRDETQTPSRAYSQGRIAKVEPVKFDASQLHAHPELAAEQRMVDDGSGTVEVWRLEDLHLKPVEARTYGQFYDGYCYLVLYTYRKSGHPCYILYSWQGRHASGDEITALAVEAAELDRRFQEEPVHVRITVGKEPRHFLAIFGGRLILYKGRASRDGKKGLEPATRLFQVRTTDNGHSRTMEVPARASALNSSDVYILEAGQVCYLWCGKGCSGDERETAKVVAETLCQLDKLTMLEGQEPSYFWEVLGGRAPYASDKRVQELKVQYQPRLFECSNQTGRFIMTEMVDFCQDDLDEGDVMLLDTWEEIFLWIGKASNTYERNESLTSAQEYLKTHPAGRDPAIPIITVKQGHEPLTFSGWFNAWDPYKWREIKSFEETKSSLGDLLAISEMTMGRGGGGGSCGGCGGSSSDSSNGSYFSGNSNCDLVPCGSFLREDLVNKSVEELPEGVDPTRKEFYLSNTDFLMVFGKSKNEFYQMPLWKQQIEKKQLGFF